One region of Candidatus Thermoplasmatota archaeon genomic DNA includes:
- a CDS encoding DNA alkylation repair protein produces the protein MGEALKFFFDRLRVERIADEFARAWPAFPRETFRADASTGLDGLELLDRARHIAEALARALPPAYEEALPIVLASLGAPLADPMGQGMEAFHHHPHAVFVERRGLGHPEPSLAAMREITRRSSCEFAIRPFIERYPALTLPTLERWTRDPDERVRRLVSEGTRPRLPWAARLAPFQADPSPVLALLEKLKDDPSAYVRRSVANNLNDVAKDHPEVALAVTARWLDEAPPERRRLVLHALRGLVRAGHPEAIRLAGGEGGDAIEVSGTLDPPRPRIGSDLRFAIVLTNKGAETTAVLALRVRFPKSRGHRGTTKTFKLPTKRLAAGGTAKFSKTVSFAPRTTRRHRPGLHEVDLVVNGVARPFGAFELLA, from the coding sequence ATGGGCGAGGCCCTGAAATTCTTCTTCGACCGGCTCCGCGTGGAGCGGATTGCCGACGAGTTTGCGCGCGCGTGGCCCGCCTTCCCTCGCGAAACCTTCAGGGCCGACGCCTCGACAGGCCTCGACGGGCTCGAGCTGCTCGACCGCGCTCGCCACATCGCGGAGGCGCTCGCGCGGGCCTTGCCCCCGGCGTACGAGGAGGCCCTTCCGATCGTCCTGGCATCGCTCGGGGCCCCGCTCGCCGATCCGATGGGCCAGGGTATGGAGGCCTTCCATCATCACCCGCACGCGGTCTTTGTCGAGCGGCGCGGCCTCGGCCACCCGGAACCCTCGCTCGCGGCGATGCGCGAAATCACGCGGCGGTCCAGCTGCGAGTTCGCAATCCGCCCCTTCATCGAGCGTTACCCGGCCCTCACGCTCCCGACGCTCGAACGGTGGACGCGAGACCCTGACGAGCGCGTGCGGCGACTCGTGTCTGAAGGGACGCGGCCGCGTCTCCCTTGGGCGGCGCGCCTCGCGCCATTCCAGGCGGATCCGTCGCCGGTGCTCGCGCTCCTCGAGAAGCTGAAGGACGATCCGAGCGCCTACGTGCGCCGCTCCGTAGCCAACAACCTGAATGACGTCGCGAAGGACCATCCCGAGGTCGCGCTCGCGGTGACCGCGCGCTGGCTCGACGAGGCGCCGCCCGAGCGCCGGAGGCTTGTTCTCCACGCCCTCCGAGGCCTCGTGCGCGCGGGCCACCCGGAGGCGATCCGCCTCGCGGGGGGCGAGGGCGGCGACGCGATTGAGGTTTCCGGGACTCTCGACCCGCCGCGCCCTCGCATCGGGAGCGACCTCCGGTTCGCGATCGTGCTCACGAACAAGGGGGCCGAGACGACCGCCGTTCTCGCGCTCCGCGTCCGTTTCCCGAAATCCCGCGGACATCGGGGAACGACGAAAACTTTCAAGCTGCCCACGAAACGCCTCGCGGCCGGCGGGACGGCGAAATTCTCGAAAACGGTGTCCTTCGCGCCCCGGACCACGCGACGCCATCGACCCGGTCTCCACGAGGTCGACCTGGTGGTGAACGGCGTCGCGCGACCGTTCGGCGCGTTCGAGCTTCTCGCGTGA
- a CDS encoding FAD-binding oxidoreductase, producing the protein MIRRSPALVARPRHARDVATLVSFARKQGLLVTVKGGGHHIAGLAVADDALVIDLSGMRTVAVDPGTKTARVGGGALLQDVDRETQKHGLATVLGFVSDTGVGGLTLGGGFGYLARRFGWAVDNLLEVEIVTADGRILRANHDAHPDLFWAVRGGGGNFGVVTEFTFRLHPVGPMITGGAIAWPAESVEEARRIFTAYREFTASAPRHLTVFLSIRRAPPAPFIPEAWHHRRVALALVCHSGPLDDARRELDPLLEAIGEPIVDAVAARPYAEQQGFIDGAEPHGMHYYWKSEHVASIPDALVDVVAALSQENPIPEAEVGFLHVEGALNERADDDGAVGNRRTLYIMGVTGMWAPDDPDAAMHVAWVREAWARFRAYSSGNYVNFQTADDGEDRLRGTYGANLPRLARVKRAYDPSNLFRANRNVRPTT; encoded by the coding sequence ATGATCCGGCGCAGCCCCGCCCTCGTGGCGCGTCCACGGCACGCGCGCGACGTCGCGACGCTCGTGTCGTTCGCGCGCAAGCAGGGTCTCCTCGTCACCGTGAAGGGCGGCGGTCACCACATCGCCGGGCTTGCCGTCGCCGACGACGCGCTCGTCATCGACCTCTCAGGGATGCGGACCGTCGCGGTCGATCCCGGGACGAAGACGGCCCGCGTCGGGGGCGGCGCGCTCCTTCAGGACGTCGACCGCGAGACGCAGAAGCACGGCCTTGCGACCGTCCTCGGTTTCGTCTCCGACACGGGCGTGGGGGGCCTTACCCTCGGCGGGGGTTTCGGCTACCTCGCGCGTCGCTTCGGATGGGCTGTGGACAACCTCCTCGAGGTCGAGATCGTGACGGCCGACGGCCGGATCCTGCGCGCGAACCACGACGCGCATCCCGATCTCTTCTGGGCCGTGCGCGGCGGCGGAGGCAACTTCGGCGTCGTGACCGAGTTCACCTTCCGCCTCCATCCCGTCGGTCCCATGATCACCGGCGGGGCGATCGCGTGGCCCGCCGAATCGGTCGAGGAGGCGCGCCGCATCTTCACGGCCTACCGGGAATTCACGGCCTCGGCGCCTCGCCACCTCACGGTGTTCCTGAGCATCCGTCGCGCGCCTCCGGCGCCGTTCATTCCCGAAGCGTGGCATCATCGACGCGTCGCCCTCGCGCTCGTCTGCCACAGCGGCCCCCTCGACGACGCGCGTCGCGAACTGGACCCGCTCCTCGAGGCGATCGGCGAGCCGATCGTCGACGCCGTCGCGGCGCGACCCTACGCGGAGCAGCAAGGCTTCATCGATGGGGCCGAGCCGCACGGGATGCACTACTACTGGAAATCCGAGCACGTGGCGTCGATCCCCGATGCTCTTGTCGACGTCGTCGCGGCGTTGTCGCAGGAGAATCCCATCCCCGAGGCCGAGGTGGGCTTCCTCCACGTCGAAGGCGCCTTGAACGAGCGGGCCGACGATGACGGCGCGGTCGGCAACCGCCGCACTCTCTACATCATGGGGGTCACCGGCATGTGGGCGCCCGACGACCCGGACGCCGCGATGCACGTCGCGTGGGTGCGGGAGGCGTGGGCGCGGTTCCGGGCCTACTCGAGCGGCAACTACGTCAACTTCCAGACGGCCGACGACGGGGAGGACCGGCTGCGGGGGACCTATGGGGCGAATCTCCCGCGGCTTGCCCGCGTGAAGCGGGCCTACGATCCGTCGAACCTCTTCCGCGCCAATCGCAACGTGCGACCGACGACGTGA
- a CDS encoding winged helix-turn-helix transcriptional regulator, producing the protein MDRLDAAILREMYRGRVLLWGGGDPRLATPDLARRLGVDRSTVWSRLKAWREAGFLVRQEVVPNPSLFGAGLAGGDVRVDDPRRKGEVLEALALVDGVLAGVDQVGPYVLLLYAQESEAALGRCTRLVGKLPGVDAVSLCIPFEPPASALAPTAADWRILASLRTHAEASLADVARTAGVSRRTLDRRYRELLASRAIWTFPVLDFTRYRGAVLARFVVLLENAATTPGFLNRCRRELPSLVWWDAMLEASPRQALAHPWVDLYCHLEAVADVEALTLSLLAAPGVRAVETYFPKAWFVVPSWFDERIAKMTGAAPARRGRR; encoded by the coding sequence ATGGACCGGCTGGACGCGGCGATCCTGCGCGAGATGTACCGCGGCCGCGTCCTCCTTTGGGGCGGCGGCGATCCGCGCCTGGCCACCCCGGACCTCGCGCGCCGCCTGGGCGTCGACCGGTCGACCGTCTGGTCGCGCCTCAAGGCCTGGCGCGAGGCAGGCTTCCTCGTGCGCCAGGAGGTCGTCCCAAATCCATCGCTCTTCGGCGCCGGCCTTGCCGGAGGCGACGTCCGGGTGGACGACCCGCGACGCAAGGGCGAAGTCCTCGAGGCGCTCGCGCTCGTGGACGGCGTTCTCGCCGGCGTCGACCAGGTGGGCCCCTATGTCCTCCTCCTTTACGCGCAGGAAAGCGAGGCCGCGCTCGGACGATGCACCCGCCTCGTCGGAAAGCTTCCGGGCGTCGACGCCGTCTCCCTGTGCATCCCCTTCGAGCCGCCCGCGAGCGCGCTCGCGCCCACCGCGGCCGACTGGCGCATCCTCGCGTCGCTCCGCACGCACGCGGAGGCCTCGCTCGCGGACGTCGCCAGGACCGCAGGCGTCAGTCGTCGGACGCTGGACCGCCGCTACCGTGAGCTTCTCGCGTCGCGCGCGATCTGGACGTTCCCGGTCCTCGATTTCACGCGGTACCGCGGCGCCGTCCTCGCGCGCTTCGTCGTCCTCCTCGAAAACGCGGCGACGACGCCGGGTTTCCTGAACAGGTGCCGGCGGGAGCTGCCTTCGCTCGTCTGGTGGGACGCGATGCTCGAGGCCTCGCCGAGGCAGGCGCTCGCCCACCCGTGGGTCGACCTCTACTGTCACCTCGAGGCGGTCGCCGACGTGGAGGCGCTCACGCTGAGCCTTCTTGCGGCCCCGGGAGTCCGGGCCGTCGAGACCTATTTCCCGAAGGCGTGGTTCGTCGTCCCGTCGTGGTTCGACGAGCGCATCGCGAAGATGACGGGTGCCGCTCCCGCGAGGCGAGGGCGGCGTTGA